In the Polyangiaceae bacterium genome, one interval contains:
- a CDS encoding radical SAM protein encodes MAYDAEAFRAHYLGVPPSSTELDGFEVHAVRADRIRDAIDVELKDSAGRVVVLFLERKLVGREALTTTNHFAVSYYPSRSVEDAEAARVGRRFAESLMRREAALPAETARQVLAPPAGTEASRTVVLRINRECNERCSFCNTPADSPAIVTATAAVQQALREERAAGRTVVLFTGREPTLDSRLPSFLRLAKDLGYERIRLQTNGTRLAATSYLEALVDAGLTEVEISLHTLDPPTFEALVGPAALLAKTEAAVSAVLARGLRLHLVTVLTTLNLAEVPSLFEALGLRHRGSPLRVSLSPMAPVGDGRRHLALIPRLTTLTTALPAIALAAESAGIELEIPSRCGLPLCATPEVLRPRNLESRNTPGTTLEPGKHKAPACAQCCFDAVCTGVWSDYLDAHGAEELVPVRNP; translated from the coding sequence GTGGCCTACGATGCCGAGGCTTTCCGTGCGCACTACCTTGGTGTGCCGCCGTCGTCGACGGAGCTCGATGGCTTCGAGGTTCATGCTGTGCGAGCGGATCGCATTCGAGATGCCATCGATGTCGAACTCAAAGACTCCGCGGGGCGAGTGGTGGTGCTCTTCTTGGAGCGAAAGCTAGTCGGTCGCGAGGCGCTGACCACCACTAACCACTTTGCGGTGTCCTACTACCCGTCTCGTAGCGTCGAGGACGCGGAGGCTGCCAGAGTCGGTCGCCGATTCGCAGAGAGCCTCATGCGTCGAGAGGCAGCACTTCCCGCAGAGACGGCGCGACAGGTGCTCGCCCCGCCGGCGGGAACCGAAGCATCTCGGACCGTGGTGCTGCGGATCAACCGCGAGTGTAACGAGCGCTGTTCGTTCTGCAATACGCCCGCGGATTCCCCAGCGATCGTGACGGCGACGGCCGCGGTGCAGCAGGCTTTGCGTGAGGAGCGTGCGGCGGGTCGTACCGTCGTGCTTTTCACGGGACGCGAACCGACTCTGGATTCGCGCCTGCCGTCCTTTCTCCGGCTGGCCAAGGACCTGGGGTACGAGCGCATCCGCCTGCAGACGAACGGCACGCGGCTTGCCGCGACCTCCTACCTGGAGGCCTTGGTAGACGCTGGGCTCACGGAAGTGGAGATCTCTCTGCACACCCTGGACCCACCCACCTTCGAGGCCCTGGTGGGACCGGCGGCCCTCCTGGCGAAGACTGAGGCTGCCGTGTCAGCCGTTCTGGCGCGAGGCCTCCGGCTGCATCTGGTGACCGTCCTCACCACTCTGAACCTTGCCGAGGTTCCCAGCCTGTTCGAGGCGCTGGGCCTGCGCCATCGCGGCTCACCCCTGCGCGTCAGTCTTTCCCCCATGGCGCCGGTGGGTGACGGCCGCCGCCACTTGGCTCTCATCCCGCGCTTGACGACGCTCACCACTGCGCTTCCGGCCATTGCCCTCGCCGCCGAGAGCGCGGGAATCGAACTCGAGATCCCCTCGCGCTGCGGCTTGCCCCTGTGTGCGACCCCAGAAGTGCTGCGGCCCCGGAACCTCGAATCGCGCAACACCCCGGGAACTACCTTGGAACCCGGCAAGCACAAGGCACCCGCCTGCGCGCAGTGTTGCTTCGATGCAGTTTGCACAGGTGTTTGGTCGGACTACCTCGATGCCCATGGTGCCGAGGAGCTGGTGCCGGTTCGAAATCCCTGA
- a CDS encoding outer membrane protein transport protein, with protein MRRRLLSSLLLLAAPRVAGANPADTYGLGSRSTALGGAMSASARDFSACYYNPSGLALARGTDLTVGYAHVSHDLEMNGHDSQVDPAHGIVGGAVAPGSIATLPFAFGIATHLSDERLSRARSTRQDTPRWVFYDNRPQLLYLSAGLAIRPFPWLAVGGGITWLAATQGRFGIRGTAVLPSGSRTEYDSRLEHEVDADLTSVRYPQAGVTISPNRDLDLAVVYRGEAEIALAIDAELQGNIDATLLEVPARYTLTSHTTNAFIPQQVVVGGAYQITPELRASVDLTWLDWSAYESPASRSRTVLEADVPAGFELPENPKPTEVRDPGFEDRIVPRLGLEYQLEAARDLKIPLRVGYFYEHSPVPPQSGVTNFVDANRHAFSMGSGFVLEEPGEVLPGDLRFDMHAQVSLLPTRVTLKDSAADYVGDYRARGTIFNLGAAVSVGFR; from the coding sequence ATGCGCCGCAGGTTGCTCTCGAGTCTGCTCTTGCTCGCCGCGCCGCGTGTTGCGGGGGCCAATCCAGCCGACACCTATGGACTCGGTTCCCGCTCGACGGCCTTGGGCGGCGCGATGAGCGCGAGTGCGAGGGATTTTTCTGCCTGCTACTACAACCCCTCGGGGCTGGCGCTCGCGCGAGGCACGGACTTGACCGTCGGCTACGCCCACGTGTCGCACGACCTGGAGATGAACGGGCACGACAGCCAGGTCGACCCTGCCCACGGCATCGTCGGCGGCGCCGTTGCCCCCGGGAGCATCGCAACGCTTCCCTTCGCTTTTGGCATTGCCACCCATCTGTCGGACGAACGACTCAGCCGTGCGCGGAGCACACGCCAGGACACACCGCGTTGGGTGTTCTACGACAATCGGCCTCAACTGCTCTACTTGTCGGCGGGCCTGGCGATCCGCCCCTTTCCCTGGCTCGCCGTGGGAGGCGGCATCACCTGGTTGGCGGCCACCCAAGGACGCTTCGGCATTCGCGGTACGGCCGTTCTGCCTTCGGGTAGCCGTACCGAGTACGACTCCCGCCTGGAACACGAGGTCGACGCCGACTTGACCTCCGTTCGCTACCCGCAAGCGGGCGTGACCATCAGCCCCAATCGCGACCTGGATCTCGCCGTCGTCTATCGTGGAGAAGCGGAGATCGCCCTGGCCATCGACGCCGAGTTGCAGGGCAACATCGATGCTACTTTGCTGGAAGTGCCTGCCCGATACACCTTGACCTCGCACACTACCAACGCCTTCATTCCCCAGCAGGTCGTGGTTGGAGGGGCCTATCAGATCACGCCGGAACTGCGCGCCTCCGTCGACCTGACCTGGCTGGACTGGTCCGCCTACGAAAGTCCAGCGAGTCGCTCACGCACGGTTTTGGAAGCGGATGTGCCTGCGGGGTTCGAGCTTCCCGAGAATCCCAAACCGACCGAAGTTCGCGACCCTGGCTTCGAGGACCGCATCGTGCCGCGCCTTGGCCTGGAGTATCAACTGGAGGCCGCGCGAGATCTGAAGATCCCACTGCGGGTCGGCTACTTCTACGAGCACTCGCCGGTGCCCCCGCAGTCAGGAGTCACCAACTTCGTGGACGCGAACCGGCATGCGTTTTCGATGGGTAGCGGGTTCGTGCTCGAAGAGCCAGGCGAGGTATTGCCTGGGGACCTGCGTTTCGACATGCATGCGCAGGTCTCGCTCCTGCCCACTCGCGTGACGCTGAAGGACAGCGCCGCGGACTACGTCGGGGACTATCGAGCACGAGGTACGATCTTCAACCTCGGTGCGGCAGTCAGCGTGGGGTTCCGATGA
- a CDS encoding sodium:proton exchanger, whose translation MSTPGSTKGWVKLVQLAMLAALLVLSWALSRIMTAETGVAGAIGGVGLLLLVGTLTSEVLEALGLPHLTGYILAGVAVGPHAAQLLGHHAVEGMAVLGTLALSLIALAGGAELRLSQLRDNLRLLASATLVQSVLGFVVGALGLLVASTFLPFLRELPTTHILAAAILWGVITVSRSPSATLAVLSQTRATGTVARFTLAFVMSSDVVVLVMLAAATLGARQLVDPTTTLSVAAITHVGYELLSSISLGTTMGLLLAMYLRFVGTEVLIVLVLLGLGLSSGLRYLRFDPLLTFLAAGFFVQNFSKQGHKLLHSIEQVSSLVFVVFFGAAGAHLDLPLLAKLWPVALGLCAIRALAAAAAHRMSCKRAVDAPSLLRFGSLGLISQAGLTLGIAVIVEREFPSFGAGMRSLAVATVALNEMIGPVLFKLALDRAGESARATESEPQSGAAHA comes from the coding sequence ATGAGCACCCCGGGCTCCACGAAGGGCTGGGTGAAGCTGGTTCAGCTCGCCATGCTCGCCGCGCTACTGGTGCTGAGCTGGGCGCTATCGCGCATCATGACGGCGGAGACGGGAGTCGCCGGCGCCATTGGAGGGGTTGGGCTCCTACTGTTGGTCGGTACGCTGACGTCAGAGGTGCTGGAAGCGCTCGGGCTACCCCACCTGACCGGGTACATCCTGGCAGGAGTGGCCGTAGGTCCACACGCCGCACAACTGCTTGGCCACCATGCCGTGGAAGGCATGGCGGTGCTCGGCACGCTCGCGCTGTCCCTGATTGCGCTCGCCGGTGGCGCAGAGCTGCGGCTCTCCCAGCTGCGAGACAACCTCCGTCTGTTGGCCTCTGCCACACTCGTGCAGTCGGTCCTTGGCTTCGTGGTGGGTGCGCTAGGCCTCCTGGTGGCTTCCACCTTCTTGCCGTTCCTCCGAGAGCTCCCGACCACGCACATTCTGGCCGCCGCGATCCTGTGGGGAGTCATCACTGTGAGCCGCAGTCCGTCGGCGACCCTCGCCGTGCTGAGTCAGACACGCGCGACCGGTACCGTGGCTCGCTTCACGCTCGCCTTCGTGATGAGCTCGGACGTGGTTGTGCTCGTCATGCTGGCGGCTGCCACGCTGGGAGCGCGTCAGTTGGTAGACCCCACGACCACGCTTTCCGTGGCAGCGATCACTCACGTGGGCTACGAGCTTCTGTCGAGCATATCCCTCGGGACGACGATGGGGCTGCTGTTGGCGATGTATCTACGATTCGTGGGTACGGAAGTGTTGATTGTCCTCGTGCTGCTCGGCCTCGGCCTGAGTTCGGGGCTCAGATATTTGCGCTTCGACCCCCTGCTGACCTTTCTTGCTGCGGGCTTTTTCGTGCAGAACTTCTCCAAACAAGGACACAAGCTGCTGCATTCCATCGAGCAAGTCAGCTCACTCGTGTTCGTCGTCTTCTTTGGCGCCGCAGGGGCGCACCTCGATCTGCCGCTACTGGCGAAGCTTTGGCCCGTCGCACTCGGACTCTGCGCGATTCGAGCACTCGCGGCGGCGGCGGCGCACCGCATGAGCTGCAAGCGCGCCGTCGACGCTCCATCGCTGCTTCGCTTCGGTTCGCTCGGGCTCATTTCGCAGGCGGGCCTGACCCTGGGCATCGCCGTCATCGTGGAGCGGGAGTTCCCGAGCTTCGGCGCCGGCATGCGCTCGCTCGCCGTCGCGACGGTTGCACTCAATGAAATGATCGGCCCCGTCCTGTTCAAGCTTGCTTTGGATCGGGCTGGGGAAAGCGCGCGCGCTACCGAGAGCGAGCCGCAGTCGGGTGCGGCGCACGCTTGA
- a CDS encoding mechanosensitive ion channel family protein — MQLRVVASFVVATAFFCGHARADEHSASVRLKDSEVFVLHRGRAGVSLDERSQRASHALNSALDDDSQPRVEQRGNLSVVYLGNVSVVEIDSDDARAAGDGSARDQAIRLSTRVREALQRERRRQRIASSVFSISLVVLFGLLTVFLTRRVAQLSNRIRTILSEQPERVPAVKIYSLELLSPSSFRNALTVLSGGFKWLAQLTLLYAWLVVSLSLFQSTQALTSRLTGALLVPLSQFATRLFGSLPVVAAVAVVGLAVVLSLRFTRLFFASVASGEIRTGWIAADTARTVGRLVQTGIVLATLVFVAPVLTGDDSGALSLAGWMLTAMLGLSAVPVLATILAGTAFSLIHGAKIGDWLEVGGAGGRVEALTPLDVRLRADEATVLRVPYLLTLVRVVRVRAERLVRATCAAPWSVDTDGLVAHLKSALVQVGTSPTVELLPGSGGLDVVLTVTSADPDAQTRLLNFGSDAVAAFVQKSENAP, encoded by the coding sequence ATGCAGCTCCGCGTCGTCGCTTCTTTCGTCGTGGCGACCGCATTCTTCTGCGGCCATGCGCGCGCGGACGAGCATTCCGCCAGTGTAAGGCTGAAGGACAGCGAGGTCTTCGTGCTGCATCGGGGACGAGCGGGCGTGAGCCTCGACGAACGCTCGCAGCGCGCGTCGCATGCCCTAAACAGCGCATTGGATGACGACTCTCAACCCCGGGTCGAGCAGCGAGGCAACCTGAGCGTAGTGTACCTAGGCAACGTGAGCGTCGTCGAGATCGATTCCGATGATGCGCGCGCCGCTGGCGATGGCAGCGCACGCGACCAAGCCATACGGCTGTCGACGCGCGTTCGCGAAGCGCTGCAGCGTGAGCGCCGCAGGCAACGCATTGCGTCCAGCGTATTCTCGATATCTCTCGTCGTGCTGTTCGGTCTACTGACGGTGTTCCTTACTCGGCGTGTAGCCCAGCTCTCAAACCGAATTCGCACGATATTGAGCGAGCAACCCGAGCGCGTACCGGCAGTGAAGATCTACTCGCTCGAGTTGCTTTCCCCCTCCAGCTTCCGCAATGCACTCACGGTACTGTCCGGCGGATTCAAGTGGCTGGCCCAACTGACATTGCTCTACGCGTGGCTGGTGGTCTCGCTGTCCTTGTTCCAGTCGACGCAAGCGCTCACCAGCCGACTCACGGGGGCGCTACTGGTGCCACTCTCGCAGTTCGCGACTCGACTGTTTGGCAGCTTGCCGGTGGTGGCAGCAGTGGCGGTCGTCGGGCTCGCCGTGGTGCTATCTCTGCGCTTCACGCGGCTCTTCTTCGCCAGTGTGGCTAGCGGCGAAATCCGAACTGGGTGGATCGCCGCGGACACAGCTCGAACCGTCGGGCGTTTGGTGCAGACCGGCATAGTGCTAGCCACCCTCGTCTTCGTCGCACCGGTGCTCACCGGAGATGACAGTGGGGCGCTCTCCCTCGCCGGATGGATGCTCACTGCCATGCTTGGGCTCTCTGCCGTGCCCGTCCTAGCCACCATCTTGGCGGGGACGGCGTTCAGTCTGATTCATGGCGCCAAGATCGGGGATTGGCTCGAGGTGGGGGGAGCCGGCGGTCGCGTCGAGGCGCTCACGCCATTGGACGTGCGACTACGAGCTGACGAGGCGACGGTCCTGCGCGTTCCATACCTGCTCACCTTGGTGCGTGTAGTTCGTGTGCGGGCAGAGCGACTCGTGCGTGCCACTTGTGCGGCACCGTGGAGCGTCGACACGGATGGGCTGGTCGCGCATCTGAAAAGCGCATTGGTCCAGGTCGGCACATCGCCTACCGTTGAGTTGCTCCCGGGCAGTGGTGGCCTCGACGTCGTCCTCACCGTCACAAGTGCTGACCCGGACGCGCAGACGAGACTTCTCAACTTTGGCAGTGATGCAGTAGCTGCCTTCGTTCAGAAAAGTGAGAACGCGCCTTGA
- a CDS encoding DUF483 domain-containing protein, with protein MRFPKWPGRLRSGAPAPGGVSPADPELVGIRLGLRRLIKRECRDPRDAEVASRWLHQAGLSVLQVTPVALDGQVVLLAAKEEALLGEALELELTARRHESEAAARFGTLLGYPSCCIESFAALQLRDDADLFRGLAGGPPAPVETLCMVGPLSLISHAPCSLHCEASVRLGRSLLDGLANTSPGFAEAWLELARRTHVAQASGELRSLRLDGDRIDHAVQWRVPLAEEAPWHALPELAGTRWTAADDELLCVHE; from the coding sequence GTGAGGTTTCCGAAGTGGCCAGGCCGACTACGCTCGGGCGCGCCTGCCCCTGGCGGCGTGTCTCCGGCAGACCCTGAACTGGTTGGCATCCGACTCGGGCTGCGGCGGCTGATCAAGCGTGAGTGCAGGGACCCGCGAGACGCCGAGGTCGCATCGCGCTGGCTTCACCAAGCGGGGCTGTCCGTGCTGCAAGTGACGCCCGTCGCGCTCGACGGCCAAGTCGTCTTGCTGGCAGCGAAGGAGGAAGCACTCTTGGGCGAGGCGCTGGAGCTGGAGCTGACGGCGCGGCGACACGAAAGCGAGGCGGCAGCCCGGTTCGGTACGCTTCTGGGATACCCATCTTGCTGCATCGAGTCCTTTGCTGCGCTGCAGCTGCGGGACGACGCGGATCTGTTTCGCGGGCTTGCGGGTGGCCCCCCCGCCCCGGTGGAAACGTTGTGCATGGTCGGGCCCTTGTCACTGATTTCCCACGCGCCCTGTTCGCTCCATTGCGAAGCGAGCGTACGCTTGGGCCGCAGCTTGCTTGACGGATTGGCAAACACGAGTCCGGGATTCGCTGAAGCCTGGCTCGAGTTGGCGCGGCGCACGCACGTCGCGCAGGCGAGCGGCGAGCTACGTTCCTTGCGCCTGGATGGCGACCGGATCGATCATGCCGTTCAATGGCGCGTGCCGCTGGCAGAGGAGGCGCCATGGCACGCTTTGCCGGAACTTGCGGGAACGCGCTGGACCGCGGCCGACGACGAACTGCTGTGCGTCCACGAGTGA
- the hxsC4 gene encoding radical SAM protein HxsC4, with product MTRSSDVRQRIAERQERLHISIGAVCNNNCIFCMEEDREGRYVNNSAMTPERVRWLLEQHVGYEEVCFTSGEPTTRDEFPTFVGWAKELGYPRISVMSNGRRMSHLPYTAALAKRGLNRVYISIHGHEQTLHEGLTRTPGSFSQTVGGLESAARLKPYGVELHTSTVVTKRNLPHLAAIYRFLRGLGVDQVVFNVMQANGRAHTFFEQLFASYTETAAAFRSALDEIAEPRPMAFLVDIPLCTTEQIPDFNRGYVESYRHYDLDSRVALPDARHDERRGSGEGRQLLRVLRSDLDEAEREKRTQCSRCRYEAQCEGVWKNYLARFGWSEFDPVLHGAAE from the coding sequence GTGACCCGCTCTTCGGACGTCAGGCAGCGCATCGCCGAACGGCAGGAGCGGTTGCACATCTCGATAGGGGCGGTGTGCAACAACAACTGCATTTTTTGCATGGAGGAGGACCGCGAGGGGCGGTACGTCAACAACTCGGCCATGACCCCCGAGCGCGTGCGGTGGCTGCTCGAGCAGCACGTCGGCTACGAGGAAGTCTGCTTCACCAGCGGGGAGCCCACCACGCGCGACGAGTTTCCCACCTTTGTCGGATGGGCGAAGGAACTGGGCTACCCACGCATCAGCGTGATGAGCAACGGACGGCGCATGAGCCACTTGCCCTACACGGCTGCGCTGGCCAAGCGCGGGCTCAATCGCGTCTACATTTCCATTCACGGCCACGAGCAAACGCTGCACGAGGGACTGACTCGAACCCCCGGCAGCTTCAGCCAGACCGTGGGAGGTCTGGAAAGCGCCGCGCGGCTCAAGCCCTACGGTGTGGAATTGCACACCTCCACGGTGGTTACCAAGCGCAACCTCCCTCACCTGGCTGCCATCTACCGCTTCTTGCGTGGGCTGGGAGTCGATCAAGTGGTGTTCAACGTGATGCAGGCCAACGGGCGCGCGCACACGTTCTTCGAGCAGTTGTTCGCCTCCTACACGGAAACGGCAGCCGCTTTCCGCAGCGCGCTCGACGAAATCGCCGAGCCGCGGCCCATGGCATTCCTGGTGGATATCCCGCTCTGCACCACCGAGCAGATCCCGGATTTCAACCGCGGCTACGTGGAAAGCTACCGGCACTACGATTTGGACAGCCGAGTCGCGCTGCCTGACGCCCGCCACGACGAACGCCGAGGGAGCGGCGAAGGCCGGCAGCTGTTGCGCGTGCTGCGCTCCGATCTGGACGAGGCCGAGCGGGAAAAGCGAACTCAATGCAGCCGGTGCCGCTACGAGGCACAGTGCGAAGGGGTCTGGAAGAATTACCTGGCGCGCTTCGGCTGGAGCGAGTTCGATCCCGTGCTCCATGGCGCAGCCGAGTGA
- a CDS encoding SulP family inorganic anion transporter: protein MAKDTVVADVWAGMAAMLVALPSSIAFGVAIYAPLGTDATALGAVAGMVGAVLLGAINPILGGTQRLISAPCAPAAAVMGALAAELARDREPATVLLMMTAVALLSGLLQVTYGVIGGGKVIKYIPYPVVSGFMSGVAVLIFVKQLPGLLGVSGADLLSVVGDPQQWRPASVVVGLATIAGVFLAPKLTRSVPAAIIGLAIGVGVYFALSFREPALRSLSDNPLVVGRVEVSLGSLFTGISERGSALSRFQASDLTFLLVPALTLSALLSIDTLKTGVIVDALTRTRSNSNKELRAQGIGNLVTAVFGGVPGAGTMGPTLINVTSGAKTRLSGILEGSFCLLALIALRPMVAWIPIASLSGILIVIAIRMLDVKSFRLLKTKSTALDFVVVAVVVVVAVTIGLIQASAVGFALAIFLFAREHMAASVVRRKSTGRQHASKQRRVAEEAAILEAQGDSICVCELQGNLFFGTTDQLFTELAEDLKTRQFVVLDLRRVDSVDFTGARLLDQMDQRLEEHKGRLILAGVPAALPSGRDLRTYLAALQIGKDSGGIEMFEDLDSALEWVEDKVLEAHMPEKRTSAAAMALRQLDLFDDLERHGLLDTVEACVESRSYKAGDTVFQKGDAGDELFVIRRGTVRILLPTNGGHPIHLASFGRNDFFGEMAFLDRGKRSADAVALTDSELFVLSRARLDKLSRDQPIVGVKVFARLARALALRLRRTDAEVSALHEM from the coding sequence ATGGCCAAGGACACCGTGGTTGCGGACGTATGGGCAGGCATGGCGGCGATGCTCGTCGCGCTCCCTTCGTCCATCGCCTTCGGGGTGGCGATCTACGCGCCGCTTGGCACCGATGCGACGGCTCTCGGTGCGGTCGCCGGCATGGTGGGCGCGGTACTGCTCGGCGCCATCAACCCCATTCTGGGTGGCACGCAGCGACTGATCTCCGCGCCCTGTGCGCCCGCGGCGGCCGTGATGGGTGCGCTCGCGGCAGAGTTGGCCCGGGATCGCGAGCCAGCGACGGTCCTGCTGATGATGACGGCGGTCGCGCTTCTCTCGGGGCTGCTGCAAGTCACCTACGGTGTGATCGGTGGTGGCAAAGTCATCAAGTACATCCCGTACCCCGTCGTCTCGGGGTTCATGAGCGGGGTGGCGGTGCTCATCTTCGTCAAGCAGCTGCCAGGACTGCTTGGAGTCTCTGGTGCAGACTTGCTGTCAGTCGTTGGCGATCCGCAGCAGTGGCGACCGGCCAGCGTGGTGGTGGGCCTTGCCACCATCGCTGGCGTCTTTCTGGCGCCCAAGCTGACGAGATCGGTGCCCGCGGCCATCATCGGCTTGGCCATCGGAGTTGGGGTCTACTTCGCGCTCTCCTTCCGAGAGCCGGCGCTGCGTTCGCTCAGTGACAACCCCTTGGTGGTTGGCCGAGTGGAGGTTTCCCTTGGCTCGTTGTTCACGGGTATCTCGGAGCGAGGTTCGGCGCTGTCGCGCTTTCAGGCGTCAGATTTGACGTTTCTACTCGTGCCCGCGCTGACGCTGTCGGCCCTGCTCTCGATCGATACGCTGAAAACCGGCGTGATCGTGGACGCCCTCACGAGGACCCGTTCCAACTCGAACAAGGAGCTGCGGGCTCAAGGAATCGGCAACCTGGTCACGGCGGTGTTTGGCGGCGTTCCCGGTGCCGGCACCATGGGCCCGACACTGATCAACGTCACGAGTGGTGCGAAAACGCGCCTGTCAGGGATTCTAGAGGGGTCGTTCTGCCTCCTGGCGCTGATCGCTCTGCGTCCGATGGTGGCGTGGATTCCCATCGCCTCTTTGTCCGGCATTCTGATTGTCATTGCCATCCGCATGTTGGACGTCAAGAGCTTCCGACTGCTGAAGACCAAGAGCACTGCTCTCGACTTCGTAGTCGTCGCCGTAGTCGTGGTGGTCGCCGTGACCATAGGCCTGATCCAGGCATCCGCTGTCGGATTTGCACTCGCGATCTTCCTCTTCGCTCGCGAGCACATGGCGGCGTCGGTGGTCCGTCGCAAGTCCACGGGCCGCCAGCACGCCTCCAAGCAACGCCGGGTCGCCGAAGAAGCCGCCATTCTCGAAGCCCAAGGTGACAGCATCTGCGTGTGCGAACTACAGGGGAATCTCTTCTTCGGAACGACCGACCAGCTGTTCACTGAGCTAGCGGAGGACCTGAAAACGCGCCAGTTCGTAGTGTTGGACCTGCGCCGCGTGGATAGTGTGGATTTCACTGGTGCCCGCCTGTTGGACCAGATGGACCAGCGCCTGGAAGAACACAAAGGCCGACTGATCCTGGCGGGAGTGCCAGCAGCACTGCCATCAGGACGCGACCTGCGCACGTACTTGGCAGCGCTGCAGATCGGCAAGGACAGTGGCGGCATCGAGATGTTCGAGGACCTGGACTCCGCTTTGGAGTGGGTGGAAGACAAGGTGTTGGAAGCTCACATGCCGGAGAAGCGCACCAGCGCTGCAGCGATGGCGCTACGGCAATTGGACTTGTTCGACGACTTGGAGCGTCACGGACTGCTCGATACCGTGGAGGCGTGCGTCGAGTCTCGGAGCTACAAGGCCGGGGACACGGTCTTTCAGAAGGGTGACGCCGGAGACGAGCTGTTCGTGATTCGCCGTGGCACTGTGCGCATCCTGCTCCCCACCAACGGCGGGCACCCCATTCACTTGGCCTCCTTCGGCCGCAACGACTTTTTTGGCGAAATGGCCTTCCTCGACCGCGGAAAACGCTCCGCGGACGCCGTTGCGCTGACCGACAGCGAGCTCTTCGTGCTCTCCCGCGCTCGCCTGGACAAGCTCTCGCGCGACCAACCCATCGTGGGAGTGAAGGTCTTCGCACGGCTGGCGCGTGCGCTTGCCCTGCGTTTGCGCCGCACGGACGCGGAAGTCAGCGCGCTGCATGAGATGTGA